A genomic region of Halococcus salsus contains the following coding sequences:
- a CDS encoding DUF5694 domain-containing protein has translation MLRPRATARKTPTWPTPTPEQVEVVLLGTYHMDEPGLDDVNVSADDVLADSRQNELKSLVSHLEPVELDYVAVERPASLGQEVNELYTRYHEGEIAYDEEHTFAPHHPERDDDGMACRSEVIQVGFRLADRLDHDRVLPVDVPEMLGEDPDFERLEDEADLTPKVDTPQLDRDRLQESLDERLTDSSITEYHRYLNEEAALHYNDGMFEEFLRYGEGDSYAGPDALAKWYRRNLRMIHNIWRAVDADTDRVLLVVGSGHIHILRHLLTEFPQFCPVSSLPYLPSDSKRE, from the coding sequence ATGCTCAGACCACGGGCAACTGCTCGAAAGACGCCGACCTGGCCAACACCAACTCCTGAACAGGTGGAGGTCGTACTTCTTGGAACGTACCACATGGATGAACCCGGATTAGATGACGTCAATGTCAGTGCCGACGACGTTCTTGCGGATTCTCGGCAGAACGAACTCAAATCCTTGGTCTCGCACCTCGAGCCAGTCGAACTAGACTACGTCGCCGTTGAACGACCTGCCTCTCTGGGGCAGGAAGTGAACGAGCTCTATACGCGCTATCACGAGGGGGAGATCGCATACGATGAAGAGCACACGTTCGCTCCCCATCATCCCGAGCGAGACGACGACGGAATGGCATGCCGGAGTGAGGTCATTCAAGTTGGATTCCGGCTCGCCGATCGACTCGATCATGACCGGGTTTTGCCTGTCGACGTTCCCGAGATGCTCGGAGAAGATCCTGATTTCGAGCGCTTAGAAGATGAAGCCGACCTCACACCGAAGGTAGACACTCCACAATTAGACCGAGATCGATTACAGGAATCCCTGGATGAGCGCCTCACTGATAGCTCTATCACCGAGTACCATCGCTACCTCAACGAAGAAGCTGCTCTCCACTACAATGATGGAATGTTCGAGGAATTCCTTCGCTATGGTGAAGGCGACAGCTATGCCGGCCCCGATGCGCTCGCCAAGTGGTATCGTCGGAACCTCAGAATGATTCACAACATCTGGCGCGCTGTGGACGCCGATACTGACCGGGTGCTTCTCGTCGTTGGGTCAGGGCACATCCACATCCTTCGACACCTTCTCACCGAATTTCCACAGTTCTGCCCTGTTAGCTCGCTGCCGTACCTCCCATCGGATTCTAAGCGGGAGTGA
- a CDS encoding aminoglycoside N(3)-acetyltransferase: MNDILPEDRSPEPITVDSLVEDLRSLGVKAGQTLLVHGSLSSLGWVCGGAPTVVDALQEVTGEEGTLVMPTHSPGNRDPTDMQNPPVPDSWYDTIRDQMPPFRPAVTPTQGMGAIAECFRSYPDVLRSKHPQHSFAAWGADAEFVTEDHSLAYSLGKDSPLARMYDLDGDVLYLGTSHETSTSIHLAEYRADLDLGTDTHGSAVLVDGEREWVSFGDLNFDDGDFSECGAAFERCKPKACRTGAIGDCEAKLLSQSELVDFAIEWLEANRC, translated from the coding sequence ATGAACGATATCCTTCCTGAAGATCGTTCTCCAGAGCCAATAACAGTTGATTCGCTGGTAGAGGACTTACGATCTCTCGGTGTTAAAGCAGGTCAAACGCTACTTGTCCACGGATCGCTATCTTCCCTCGGATGGGTCTGTGGCGGCGCTCCTACGGTTGTGGACGCGCTGCAAGAGGTTACTGGTGAGGAGGGAACTCTCGTCATGCCGACGCACTCACCAGGAAATAGAGACCCGACTGATATGCAAAATCCACCCGTCCCCGACTCGTGGTACGATACGATTCGAGACCAGATGCCGCCGTTCCGGCCAGCCGTGACTCCGACACAGGGGATGGGTGCTATCGCTGAGTGTTTTCGGTCCTATCCAGATGTTCTTCGGAGCAAGCATCCCCAGCACTCGTTTGCGGCGTGGGGAGCCGATGCTGAGTTCGTCACTGAGGACCATTCGTTAGCGTATTCGCTCGGCAAGGATTCGCCACTAGCTCGTATGTATGACCTCGATGGTGACGTCTTGTATCTGGGAACGTCCCACGAAACGAGTACATCTATCCATCTCGCTGAGTATCGAGCCGACCTCGACCTGGGTACTGATACGCATGGTAGCGCAGTACTCGTGGATGGAGAGCGTGAGTGGGTGTCCTTTGGGGACCTCAATTTCGATGATGGGGACTTCTCAGAGTGTGGCGCAGCATTTGAGCGTTGTAAACCGAAGGCATGCAGAACGGGGGCCATCGGTGATTGTGAAGCAAAACTCCTCTCTCAGTCAGAGCTTGTGGACTTTGCCATTGAATGGCTCGAAGCAAACCGCTGTTGA
- a CDS encoding NUDIX hydrolase, giving the protein MDSTDHDSVAEAVHQRAERTLTDLDERWDYERIEPLLVEPMPNHDDPIYPETADEFEDESYPYAAGAVVVNDNAELLCVRNPVREWETPGGAGEPGEVPAETAQRETREETGIECEITGVLFARLMNVDLGGPEPLPIPVIVFTAEPSGGAELSEAEIEANPEITDLAWFSHDELPEEMREYTRKHDYLRSLATGSSTH; this is encoded by the coding sequence ATGGACAGTACTGACCACGATTCGGTTGCTGAGGCTGTACATCAACGTGCTGAACGGACGCTTACTGACTTGGATGAACGCTGGGACTACGAGCGTATTGAGCCACTTCTCGTCGAGCCAATGCCGAACCACGACGACCCAATCTATCCAGAAACGGCCGACGAATTCGAGGACGAATCCTACCCGTATGCGGCAGGAGCGGTCGTTGTAAACGACAATGCCGAGCTGCTCTGTGTGCGAAACCCCGTTCGTGAGTGGGAGACGCCTGGCGGGGCGGGCGAACCGGGTGAAGTGCCCGCGGAAACCGCTCAACGTGAAACCCGTGAGGAAACCGGCATCGAGTGCGAAATCACTGGTGTCCTTTTCGCCCGTCTGATGAATGTTGACCTCGGTGGACCAGAGCCCCTCCCGATACCCGTTATCGTCTTCACTGCAGAACCGAGTGGCGGAGCAGAACTGAGCGAAGCAGAAATCGAAGCGAATCCGGAGATCACGGATTTGGCGTGGTTTAGCCACGACGAACTCCCTGAAGAAATGCGCGAGTACACACGAAAACACGACTACCTGCGTTCGTTAGCGACTGGTTCCAGTACTCATTAG
- a CDS encoding bifunctional metallophosphatase/5'-nucleotidase, which translates to MPLQILHYSDIENAYDDPERIGRLAGLINRLRDEQTLVTGSGDNTAPGVLSLVTHGKQAFDFFHAVEPDADVPGNHDFDYGIDPLRSQIRDSPQPWLCANVFSGNERFSADEGTLSHTVIETENHRVGLIGVATPDTPVMVPEAEPLNFTDPVSAAAESVNELQDSVDTLVVLSHCGDDTDLATALDVDAVLGGHKHTPHTEYIDGTLVARPGSNGRYLLSVNFEGDDPTVTRHEVSDGALDEGVSSALRTRMDETGLTNVVATLNDPIPVHDRARLAGESLIGNFVTDALRWRADAEVSLMRAGIRENEPLTGSITSADLIGVLPFDNDLCVVELSGEQLLESFRELAVTYRYPEATDWWFGHVSGATIVWNDQTNSLLDAAVNGNPVAEDQMYSVAVDSHHVETTHLFSTFDSSEVTKTAGTAYEALVEYAQEWGVSPELEGRIQRPAFEEAESD; encoded by the coding sequence ATGCCTCTCCAGATCCTCCACTACTCTGATATCGAGAACGCCTATGACGATCCTGAACGCATTGGACGCCTCGCTGGGCTTATCAACCGCCTGCGCGACGAACAGACTCTCGTCACAGGAAGCGGTGACAACACGGCCCCAGGTGTCCTCTCGCTCGTCACCCATGGAAAGCAGGCATTCGATTTCTTCCACGCCGTCGAACCAGATGCCGATGTCCCCGGGAATCACGATTTCGACTACGGAATTGACCCTCTCCGCTCGCAGATTCGTGACTCACCACAGCCATGGCTCTGCGCGAACGTCTTCTCGGGAAACGAGCGTTTTTCCGCCGACGAAGGAACGCTGTCACACACCGTCATCGAAACCGAGAATCACCGAGTCGGGCTGATCGGCGTTGCAACCCCTGATACGCCAGTTATGGTGCCTGAGGCGGAGCCTCTCAATTTCACTGACCCCGTCTCCGCTGCTGCTGAGAGCGTTAACGAACTTCAGGACAGCGTGGATACTCTCGTCGTGCTTTCGCACTGTGGCGACGACACTGACCTCGCTACGGCACTTGATGTCGACGCGGTCCTCGGCGGGCACAAGCATACACCACATACTGAGTACATTGACGGAACTCTCGTCGCTCGTCCTGGCTCAAACGGCCGGTATCTCCTTTCAGTCAATTTCGAGGGTGACGATCCAACTGTTACCAGACACGAGGTTAGCGATGGTGCGCTTGATGAAGGCGTCTCGTCAGCTCTACGAACCCGAATGGATGAAACCGGGCTTACCAATGTAGTGGCCACGCTCAACGACCCGATACCAGTACACGACCGGGCGCGCTTGGCAGGGGAAAGCCTGATCGGGAACTTCGTGACTGACGCCCTACGTTGGCGAGCGGATGCTGAAGTTAGTCTAATGCGGGCCGGGATCCGCGAGAACGAGCCGCTCACCGGTTCTATAACCTCTGCAGACCTCATCGGCGTTCTTCCATTTGACAACGACCTGTGTGTCGTCGAACTCTCCGGCGAACAACTTCTCGAATCGTTTCGTGAACTCGCAGTCACGTACCGCTATCCCGAAGCTACCGACTGGTGGTTTGGTCACGTAAGTGGAGCGACCATCGTTTGGAATGACCAGACGAATTCCCTTCTTGATGCAGCCGTGAATGGTAACCCTGTTGCAGAGGATCAGATGTATTCTGTCGCTGTTGATTCTCATCACGTCGAGACAACTCATCTATTCTCGACGTTCGATAGTAGTGAGGTAACCAAAACGGCTGGAACGGCGTATGAGGCGCTCGTTGAATATGCCCAAGAGTGGGGTGTCAGCCCTGAGCTGGAAGGGAGGATCCAACGACCGGCCTTTGAAGAGGCTGAGAGTGACTAA
- a CDS encoding cupin domain-containing protein, producing the protein MTENVANGFTTDIEEDTLENEDYRRVLYTGENTQLVLMTLQPGEEIGLETHSDIDQFIRIEAGTAQVVLDDEEISLEDDDIVVIPDGAEHNVTNTSEEEALRLYTLYSPPEHPDGTVHATKQDEPEDH; encoded by the coding sequence ATGACTGAAAACGTAGCGAACGGGTTCACGACCGACATCGAGGAGGACACCCTCGAAAATGAGGATTATCGCCGCGTGCTGTACACCGGTGAGAACACCCAGCTCGTTCTCATGACCCTCCAACCGGGTGAAGAGATCGGGCTCGAAACCCACTCAGATATCGATCAGTTTATCCGGATCGAAGCAGGGACCGCACAAGTAGTTCTTGACGACGAAGAGATTTCCCTCGAAGACGATGATATCGTAGTGATTCCTGATGGAGCTGAACACAACGTCACAAATACGTCAGAGGAGGAAGCCCTTCGGTTGTATACGCTCTATAGTCCACCAGAGCATCCAGACGGCACCGTACACGCGACGAAGCAGGATGAGCCGGAGGACCACTAA
- the katG gene encoding catalase/peroxidase HPI, which yields MTWSNQEWWPDRLRLDVLDDNTADTNPYGEEFDYAEEFGKLDLEEVKSDIEDVMTDSQDWWPADYGHYGPFFIRMAWHSAGTYRTADGRAGAAGGLQRLPPESSWPDNVNLDKARRLLQPVKKKHGKKLSWGDLIVLAGNVALESMGFETFGFAGGREDAFTSNEVVEWGPETEWETTSPERFDDGEVGNLKDPLGNTVMGLIYVNPEGPYGEPDVEGSAKNIREEFSRMAMDDEETVALIAGGHTFGKVHGADDPEEHVGPEPEAAPIEEQGLGWAQEYGDKIGGLDVISSGIEGPWNATPTVWDMNYLDNLLDYDWTSVKGPGGAWQWQPVGDDINDAPGARDASETEEPMMLTTDVALKHDDDYREILKRFQENPKEFQETFSRAWYKLIHRDMGPPERFLGPEVPDETFVWQDPVPDADYELVGDEEIAELKETLLASDLSRSQLVKTAWASASTYRDSDKRGGANGAHLRLEPQRSWEINEPEELETVLETLESVQTEFNDSRSDDVRVSLADLIVLGGNAAIEEAAADAGYDIEVPFEPGRTDATQEQTDVESFEVLEPKIDAFRNYLGGEYDDLYDSPEERMVDKAELLNLSVPEMTVLVGGMRALGVTYQDTGRGVLTDQPGTLSNDFFVNLLDMDYEWDPVDEDNGLFEVRDRNTGEVEWEATRFDLIFGSNTRLRATADAYFADDAEEQFVEDFVDAWSNVMQLDRFDLE from the coding sequence ATGACATGGTCCAATCAAGAGTGGTGGCCAGACCGACTCCGACTGGACGTTCTCGACGATAACACTGCGGATACCAATCCGTACGGTGAGGAGTTCGACTACGCCGAGGAGTTCGGGAAGCTCGACCTCGAAGAGGTGAAGTCGGACATCGAGGACGTGATGACGGACTCACAGGACTGGTGGCCGGCCGACTACGGCCACTACGGACCGTTTTTCATCCGAATGGCGTGGCACAGCGCTGGGACGTACCGCACTGCTGACGGTCGAGCCGGTGCAGCCGGTGGCCTTCAGCGCCTCCCGCCGGAGAGCAGCTGGCCGGACAACGTAAATCTCGACAAGGCCCGTCGCCTGCTCCAGCCGGTCAAAAAGAAACACGGCAAGAAGCTCTCGTGGGGAGACCTCATCGTGCTCGCGGGGAACGTCGCCCTCGAATCGATGGGCTTCGAGACGTTCGGCTTCGCCGGTGGCCGTGAGGACGCATTCACCTCCAACGAGGTCGTTGAGTGGGGTCCCGAAACGGAGTGGGAGACAACCTCGCCCGAGCGGTTTGACGACGGCGAGGTCGGCAATCTCAAGGACCCGCTCGGCAACACTGTAATGGGTCTCATCTACGTGAATCCTGAGGGACCGTACGGCGAACCGGACGTTGAAGGATCCGCGAAGAACATTCGCGAGGAGTTTAGCCGGATGGCGATGGACGACGAAGAGACCGTCGCGCTCATCGCTGGCGGCCATACCTTCGGGAAGGTTCACGGCGCGGATGATCCCGAGGAGCACGTCGGTCCCGAACCCGAGGCAGCACCGATCGAAGAGCAGGGCCTCGGCTGGGCCCAGGAGTACGGAGACAAGATCGGCGGTCTCGACGTGATCTCGAGCGGCATCGAAGGTCCCTGGAATGCCACGCCGACCGTGTGGGATATGAATTATCTCGACAATTTGTTGGACTACGATTGGACCTCCGTCAAAGGGCCCGGCGGTGCCTGGCAGTGGCAGCCAGTCGGCGACGACATCAATGACGCACCCGGTGCGCGGGATGCCTCGGAGACAGAAGAGCCGATGATGCTGACGACGGATGTCGCCTTGAAACACGACGATGACTACCGGGAGATCCTCAAGCGCTTCCAAGAGAACCCCAAAGAGTTCCAAGAGACGTTCTCGCGGGCGTGGTACAAACTGATCCACCGCGACATGGGCCCGCCCGAGCGGTTCCTCGGTCCGGAAGTTCCCGACGAAACGTTCGTCTGGCAGGACCCCGTCCCGGATGCCGACTACGAACTCGTCGGCGATGAGGAGATCGCCGAACTCAAAGAGACACTCCTTGCCTCGGATCTCTCACGCTCCCAGCTGGTCAAAACTGCATGGGCATCGGCATCGACGTACCGCGACAGCGACAAGCGCGGCGGTGCGAACGGTGCACACCTCCGTCTCGAACCCCAGCGAAGCTGGGAGATCAACGAGCCCGAGGAGCTGGAAACGGTACTCGAAACCCTCGAATCTGTCCAGACGGAGTTCAACGACTCGCGCTCCGACGACGTACGCGTCTCGCTCGCCGACCTCATCGTGCTCGGCGGGAACGCGGCCATCGAGGAGGCTGCGGCGGACGCCGGCTACGACATCGAGGTGCCGTTCGAACCTGGTCGCACGGACGCGACCCAGGAACAGACCGATGTCGAGTCTTTCGAGGTGCTCGAACCGAAGATCGACGCGTTTCGGAACTACCTCGGCGGCGAGTACGATGACCTCTACGACTCCCCGGAGGAACGGATGGTCGACAAGGCAGAGCTACTGAACCTGTCCGTTCCGGAAATGACGGTGCTCGTCGGCGGGATGCGTGCACTCGGCGTGACCTACCAAGACACCGGCCGCGGCGTCCTCACGGACCAGCCGGGCACGCTCAGTAACGACTTCTTCGTGAATCTGCTCGATATGGACTACGAGTGGGATCCAGTCGACGAAGACAACGGGCTCTTCGAAGTCCGCGACCGCAACACCGGCGAGGTCGAGTGGGAGGCCACTCGTTTCGACCTGATCTTCGGCTCGAACACTCGCCTCCGCGCCACCGCAGACGCTTACTTCGCTGACGACGCCGAAGAGCAATTCGTCGAGGACTTCGTGGATGCCTGGAGCAACGTGATGCAGCTCGACCGCTTCGACCTCGAATAG
- a CDS encoding transposase produces the protein MSTSTSDACDNTAYSHKITVRGYLQTHGEVASKDDLRAGTDVPAWYITNIASQAPFYTSLNHNNEYVASKHIVGHRSTHDGFWRPEVDDGVAVFHRKEDAKPTLKHLAFRRPSGLTASEANDLLGRRSYRPLQKLADQQEVHATEWLDTTVYTHSWPSRRDDQLAQRETDQPADVTHDDPADDGYLYRDELVATFLSVAVSELQSISPERAAALVLRQFEGDSFDALERRLQRNHSFREALDYTEPEDVPDGTSLWRAFDELHPDELRDCLQSMCGELLADHEHGGEFVVIDGTHIAAWANTRDEIENGEVEGASWGKHEGSFYGYKVFLVVDAATELPVAITMETGKRNDSAAFEPLVEEFNERYDTDDLQAALADAGFDSQDNRDFCQDQLDCPLLTAINPRRSSPLATIKDEIKELFKEHGEEVDSPYDALERLPQKQLSEYGVSVGNVEETYIFQAIKERMHRHLRAGVERVFSRLKSFTGLDRVRARKKNNVETHVVLSAVALVAASLTAQRQNKPGLIRSPSRLI, from the coding sequence ATGAGTACCAGCACCTCCGACGCCTGCGACAACACCGCCTATTCGCATAAGATCACCGTTCGTGGATACCTCCAAACCCACGGCGAGGTCGCCTCCAAGGACGATCTCCGCGCCGGCACCGACGTGCCGGCGTGGTACATCACTAACATCGCCTCCCAAGCCCCCTTCTACACTTCCTTGAACCACAACAACGAGTACGTCGCCAGCAAGCACATCGTCGGCCACCGATCCACTCACGACGGGTTCTGGCGGCCCGAGGTGGATGACGGCGTCGCCGTCTTCCACCGCAAGGAAGACGCCAAGCCGACGCTCAAACACCTCGCGTTCCGCCGTCCATCCGGGCTGACCGCATCCGAAGCAAACGACCTTCTCGGTCGTCGCTCCTACCGCCCACTCCAGAAGCTCGCTGACCAACAGGAAGTACACGCCACGGAATGGCTAGACACCACCGTCTACACCCACAGCTGGCCGTCCCGCAGGGACGACCAGCTGGCTCAGCGTGAAACCGACCAGCCAGCCGATGTCACTCACGACGATCCTGCTGACGACGGCTACCTCTACCGTGACGAACTCGTTGCAACCTTCCTCTCGGTCGCTGTCTCGGAACTTCAGTCAATCTCTCCCGAACGAGCTGCCGCACTCGTCCTGCGGCAGTTCGAGGGCGACTCCTTCGACGCCCTCGAACGCCGTCTTCAGCGCAATCACTCATTTCGAGAGGCTCTCGACTACACCGAGCCAGAGGACGTCCCGGATGGGACGTCGCTCTGGCGGGCCTTCGATGAACTTCATCCCGATGAACTCCGAGACTGCCTCCAGTCGATGTGCGGCGAGTTGCTTGCCGATCACGAACATGGCGGTGAGTTCGTCGTGATCGATGGAACGCACATCGCGGCGTGGGCGAATACGCGTGATGAGATCGAAAATGGCGAAGTTGAAGGTGCGAGCTGGGGGAAACACGAAGGATCGTTCTACGGGTACAAGGTGTTTCTCGTGGTGGATGCGGCAACGGAGCTGCCGGTCGCCATCACGATGGAGACCGGCAAGAGGAACGACAGTGCGGCGTTCGAACCGCTCGTTGAGGAGTTCAACGAGCGGTACGACACTGACGATCTCCAGGCAGCCCTCGCCGATGCCGGCTTTGACAGTCAGGATAACCGCGACTTCTGTCAGGATCAGCTCGATTGTCCGTTGCTGACGGCGATCAATCCTCGCCGATCGTCGCCGTTAGCAACGATCAAGGACGAAATCAAGGAACTGTTCAAGGAACACGGCGAGGAGGTCGACAGTCCCTACGACGCTCTGGAGCGGCTGCCACAGAAGCAACTCTCGGAGTACGGTGTTTCCGTCGGAAACGTCGAGGAGACGTACATTTTTCAGGCAATCAAAGAACGGATGCATCGACACCTGCGGGCAGGTGTCGAGCGCGTATTCTCGCGTCTGAAGTCCTTTACCGGCCTTGATCGCGTCCGCGCACGCAAGAAGAACAACGTTGAGACTCACGTCGTTCTCTCGGCAGTAGCGCTGGTTGCAGCGTCTCTCACTGCACAACGGCAGAACAAACCAGGGTTGATACGGTCACCGAGTCGGCTCATCTGA
- a CDS encoding DUF2080 family transposase-associated protein, producing the protein MDRHEVEGHEVVDGEVKPTGNGAHVLVPRRWVGATVKVVRTSEPNPDE; encoded by the coding sequence ATGGACCGGCACGAGGTCGAAGGCCACGAAGTTGTGGACGGAGAAGTGAAGCCCACCGGCAACGGCGCTCACGTTCTCGTCCCACGCCGATGGGTCGGCGCGACCGTCAAGGTCGTTCGTACCTCCGAACCGAATCCAGACGAGTAG
- a CDS encoding RNA-guided endonuclease InsQ/TnpB family protein has protein sequence MLNYKSRLNPTPAQAEQLAWTLDTCRQVYNHFLHRLNRVENTSSYNEQQRLPKLKEWWDDLRAVHSKMLQKVVQRLYDNLSTLRGLKENGHRVGQLRWKGAGYYHSFTYSQSGFKLDQKSDRDELWLSKIGSIPVVAHRDLPTDATVKSVTVKREPTGKWYAVLSVETPDELPEKPTNPENVVGIDVGILKFAHDTDGTAVGSLDLSHERERLEHEQRVLSRREHGSNNYREQQRKVARRHADIKRKRRDFLHKLSTWYAENCDLVAVEDLDAKGLMQLDGNSRNRASAAWGTFRRMLEYKCEREGTHFAEVRPHGTTKECAQCGAETDKPLWVREHSCPACGFTADRDENAAWNVLQRGIDQIGMGNAESTPAETVVPTATTFQPVAANHVAETGSPTLKREPSGER, from the coding sequence ATGCTCAACTACAAGTCCCGGCTCAACCCCACGCCCGCTCAAGCAGAGCAGTTAGCGTGGACGCTGGACACCTGCCGACAGGTCTACAACCACTTTCTCCACCGATTGAATCGCGTCGAGAACACGTCGTCGTACAACGAGCAGCAGCGACTACCGAAGCTCAAGGAGTGGTGGGACGACCTACGCGCAGTCCACTCCAAAATGCTTCAGAAGGTCGTTCAACGCCTGTACGACAATCTCTCGACGCTTCGCGGTCTGAAAGAGAACGGCCACCGCGTCGGTCAACTCCGATGGAAAGGAGCGGGATACTACCATTCGTTCACATACAGTCAGTCCGGTTTCAAGCTCGACCAAAAGAGCGACCGCGACGAACTGTGGCTGTCGAAGATTGGCAGTATCCCCGTCGTCGCTCACCGCGACCTTCCCACCGATGCGACCGTGAAATCCGTCACGGTGAAACGCGAACCCACCGGCAAGTGGTATGCCGTCCTCTCGGTCGAAACGCCCGACGAACTGCCGGAGAAACCAACGAACCCAGAGAACGTCGTCGGCATCGACGTGGGGATACTAAAGTTCGCCCACGATACCGACGGGACGGCGGTCGGGTCGCTCGACCTGTCGCACGAACGCGAGCGGCTGGAACACGAACAGCGCGTCCTTTCGCGCCGCGAACACGGGTCGAACAACTACCGCGAACAGCAACGGAAGGTTGCTCGACGCCATGCCGACATCAAACGGAAGCGTCGGGATTTCCTTCACAAACTCTCGACGTGGTACGCCGAGAACTGCGACCTCGTTGCCGTCGAAGACCTCGACGCGAAAGGTCTGATGCAACTCGATGGCAACAGTCGCAACCGTGCATCCGCCGCGTGGGGGACGTTCCGGCGAATGCTCGAATACAAGTGCGAGCGCGAAGGCACGCACTTCGCGGAGGTTCGACCACACGGAACAACCAAAGAGTGTGCCCAGTGCGGCGCGGAGACGGACAAACCGTTGTGGGTGCGGGAACACTCGTGTCCGGCGTGTGGCTTCACCGCCGACCGCGACGAAAACGCCGCGTGGAACGTCCTTCAGCGCGGTATCGACCAGATAGGCATGGGCAATGCCGAATCAACGCCTGCGGAGACTGTGGTCCCTACGGCGACTACTTTTCAACCAGTCGCAGCAAACCACGTCGCGGAAACAGGAAGCCCCACCCTCAAGCGCGAGCCGTCAGGCGAGCGGTAG
- a CDS encoding glycoside hydrolase family 68 protein has product MPEEDSSGQFGMHRRTALKTFGALGAAGVAGATLPGSAAGKGRFGPSWTREQAEQIRRTDANTAPLIDEPVDKLSDSLYIWDTWPLRNRDGSITKINGYQVIFSLTAPNDVPPGARHNLARIRYFYSKNGHDWTLGGEAFENPLGHHQWAGSAMYDQTEDQLYLFYTAVSDGNLPPRERYRQRLAFAKGASMETSSEGVSLTGSFEHHKIAEADGQTYQTLEQSVDQGIVYAFRDPWYFQHPETGEDYVVFEGNTRIEDPSAYQNDWYKWNGNVGIAQATNEELTDWELQEPLLEAITTNQQLERPHIVVNRGNYYLFTISHKFTFAPGLTGPDGLYGFVADSMDGDYQPLNDGGLVVANPTEQPFQTYSHLALPHGDNLLVTSFLNFQDLPGESLDSVSELSPEEQKAVFGGTLAPSLRVQLKGSETRISAELQGGQFLPSAGKSKSGGNGKN; this is encoded by the coding sequence ATGCCCGAAGAGGATTCCAGCGGACAATTCGGTATGCATCGACGAACAGCGCTGAAAACGTTTGGCGCTCTCGGGGCTGCTGGCGTTGCTGGTGCAACCCTTCCAGGGAGTGCAGCTGGGAAAGGCCGATTCGGTCCTTCGTGGACTCGCGAGCAGGCCGAACAGATCCGACGAACTGACGCCAATACTGCGCCACTTATCGATGAACCTGTCGACAAACTATCCGACAGCCTCTATATTTGGGATACGTGGCCCCTCCGAAACCGTGACGGCTCAATTACGAAGATCAACGGCTACCAGGTGATATTTTCCCTGACAGCGCCCAATGATGTTCCTCCAGGTGCTCGTCACAACCTCGCTCGAATTCGATACTTCTATTCGAAGAACGGACATGACTGGACACTCGGTGGTGAAGCATTTGAAAACCCACTTGGGCACCACCAGTGGGCTGGCTCGGCCATGTACGACCAGACCGAAGACCAGCTATATCTGTTCTACACAGCCGTCAGTGACGGCAATCTCCCGCCAAGGGAACGCTATCGGCAGCGTCTCGCTTTCGCCAAAGGCGCCTCGATGGAAACCTCATCCGAGGGAGTTTCACTCACAGGGAGCTTTGAACACCACAAGATCGCCGAGGCTGACGGCCAGACTTACCAAACGCTCGAACAGTCCGTGGACCAAGGGATCGTCTACGCGTTCCGTGATCCCTGGTATTTCCAGCATCCCGAAACCGGCGAGGACTACGTTGTCTTCGAAGGTAACACTCGAATCGAGGACCCCAGTGCCTACCAAAATGATTGGTACAAGTGGAACGGAAACGTCGGTATTGCTCAGGCAACGAACGAGGAGCTCACTGACTGGGAGCTCCAGGAGCCGCTACTCGAAGCAATAACCACGAACCAGCAACTTGAGCGACCTCATATCGTCGTTAATAGAGGAAACTACTATCTATTCACAATTAGCCACAAGTTCACGTTCGCGCCCGGTCTCACCGGACCGGACGGGCTGTATGGCTTCGTTGCAGACTCGATGGATGGCGACTATCAGCCGCTTAATGATGGTGGTCTCGTCGTCGCAAACCCCACCGAACAACCGTTCCAGACGTACTCTCATCTCGCACTCCCACACGGGGACAACCTCCTCGTAACGAGCTTCCTCAATTTCCAGGACCTCCCCGGAGAATCCCTTGATTCGGTTTCTGAACTCTCGCCCGAAGAGCAGAAGGCGGTCTTCGGCGGGACGCTCGCACCTAGCCTTCGTGTGCAACTGAAGGGGTCGGAGACGCGAATTAGTGCCGAACTACAGGGTGGCCAGTTCCTCCCCTCGGCAGGGAAATCAAAATCCGGAGGAAACGGAAAGAACTAG